Proteins found in one Brachypodium distachyon strain Bd21 chromosome 5, Brachypodium_distachyon_v3.0, whole genome shotgun sequence genomic segment:
- the LOC100835289 gene encoding ammonium transporter 1 member 1 — protein sequence MSTCAADLAPLLGTAAMNATDYLCNRFADTTSAVDSTYLLFSAYLVFAMQLGFAMLCAGSVRAKNTMNIMLTNVLDAAAGALFYYLFGFAFAFGTPSNGFIGKQFFGLQHMPQTGFDYSFFLFQWAFAIAAAGITSGSIAERTQFVAYLIYSAFLTGFVYPVVSHWIWSADGWASPVRTSGPLLFNSGVIDFAGSGVVHMVGGIAGFWGAFIEGPRIGRFDHAGRSVALKGHSASLVVLGTFLLWFGWYGFNPGSFVTILKSYGPPGSINGQWSGVGRTAVTTTLAGSVAALTTLFGKRLQTGHWNVVDVCNGLLGGFAAITAGCSVVDPWAAVICGFVSAWVLIGLNALAARLKYDDPLEAAQLHGGCGAWGVIFTALFAKQKYVEQIYGAGRPYGLFMGGGGRLLAAHVVQILVIAGWVTCTMGPLFYALKKLGLLRISAEDETAGMDLTRHGGFAYVYHDDDDHDKSGVGGFMLRSAQTRVEPTAATNNNQV from the coding sequence ATGTCGACGTGCGCGGCGGAcctggcgccgctgctgggcACGGCGGCGATGAACGCGACGGACTACCTGTGCAACAGGTTCGCGGACACCACGTCGGCGGTGGACTCCACGTACCTGCTCTTCTCGGCCTACCTCGTGTTCGCCATGCAGCTGGGCTTCGCGATGCTCTGCGCGGGCTCCGTCCGGGCGAAGAACACGATGAACATCATGCTGACGAACGtgctcgacgccgccgccggggcgctCTTCTACTACCTGTTCGGCTTCGCCTTCGCCTTCGGGACGCCGTCCAACGGCTTCATCGGCAAGCAGTTCTTCGGCCTCCAGCACATGCCGCAGACCGGCTTCGACTacagcttcttcctcttccagtGGGCCTTCGCCATCGCCGCGGCCGGCATCACCTCGGGCTCCATCGCCGAGAGGACGCAGTTCGTCGCCTATCTCATCTACTCGGCGTTCCTCACCGGGTTCGTGTACCCGGTGGTTTCCCACTGGATCTGGTCCGCCGACGGGTGGGCCTCCCCGGTCCGCACGTCCGGCCCGCTGCTGTTCAACTCCGGCGTCATCGACTTCGCCGGCTCCGGGGTTGTGCATATGGTCGGCGGCATCGCCGGGTTCTGGGGCGCCTTCATCGAGGGGCCTCGCATCGGCCGGTTCGACCACGCCGGCCGCTCCGTGGCGCTCAAGGGCCACAGCGCGTCGCTCGTCGTGCTCGGGACCTTCCTGCTGTGGTTCGGGTGGTACGGGTTCAACCCGGGGTCCTTCGTCACCATCCTCAAGTCGTACGGGCCTCCAGGCAGCATCAACGGGCAGTGGTCGGGCGTGGGCCGCACCGCCGTGACCACGACGCTGGCGGGCAGCGTGGCGGCGCTCACGACGCTGTTCGGGAAGCGGCTGCAGACGGGGCACTGGAATGTGGTGGACGTCTGCAACGGCCTCCTCGGCGGGTTCGCGGCCATCACCGCGGGCTGCAGCGTGGTTGACCCGTGGGCGGCCGTCATCTGCGGGTTCGTGTCGGCGTGGGTGCTCATCGGGCTCAACGCGCTCGCGGCGCGCCTCAAGTACGACGACCCGCTCGAGGCCGCGCAGCTCCACGGAGGCTGCGGCGCGTGGGGGGTCATCTTCACGGCGCTCTTCGCCAAGCAGAAGTACGTGGAGCAGATCTACGGCGCCGGCAGGCCGTACGGGCTGttcatgggcggcggcgggcggctccTCGCGGCCCACGTCGTGCAGATCCTGGTCATAGCCGGGTGGGTGACCTGCACCATGGGCCCGCTCTTCTACGCGCTCAAGAAGCTGGGGCTGCTGCGCATCTCGGCCGAGGACGAGACGGCAGGCATGGACCTGACCCGGCACGGCGGCTTCGCGTACGTCtaccacgacgacgacgaccacgACAAGTCTGGGGTTGGTGGCTTCATGCTCAGGTCCGCGCAGACCCGCGTAgagccgacggcggcgaccaacAACAACCAGGTCTAG